One Fusarium poae strain DAOMC 252244 chromosome 4, whole genome shotgun sequence DNA window includes the following coding sequences:
- a CDS encoding hypothetical protein (TransMembrane:1 (n6-14c19/20o365-386i)), whose translation MSSLKVLICGGGCAGPALAFWLTRLGHRVTIVERFPALRATGAQIDFREQGIQTVKRMGLDDVVRSKLVDEAGVGIVDSSGRVIATILANKSGKGAQSVTSEYEIMRGDLVRILYNATKNDVEYIFGKTVESFEQDEKQVLAHFSDGTSDTFDILVGADGQGSRIRRAINPPNTPDPYRQLGLHMAYYFIPRMDGDTNIRRTYSASEGRMIFRRTHNSTETQVYLILKDDSSETSSIHKGTVEQQKEFWSSRFRTAGWQIDRFLEGMKTTENFYSQEVVQVQTDTWSKGRVVLLGDAAHCPSPFSGMGTTSSFVGAYVLAGEISRNPDNLSLAFENYDKTLRPFIDEVQNVKLNVIKLFIPDTQWGVTILQWFAWIVCLLRIPYLVSRFSSEEKGGWPLPDYPELNSSK comes from the coding sequence ATGTCATCACTTAAAGTATTGATTTGTGGAGGTGGTTGCGCTGGACCAGCTCTGGCCTTTTGGCTCACCCGTCTTGGCCATCGAGTAACCATCGTCGAAAGATTCCCAGCTCTACGCGCAACAGGTGCTCAGATCGATTTTCGCGAGCAGGGTATCCAAACAGTCAAACGCATGGGCCTTGACGATGTGGTTCGCTCAAAATTGGTTGACGAAGCCGGCGTGGGAATTGTTGACTCGAGCGGTCGAGTCATAGCTACCATACTTGCCAACAAGTCAGGCAAAGGTGCACAATCTGTCACTTCTGAGTATGAAATCATGAGAGGCGATCTTGTCAGGATTCTCTACAATGCAACCAAGAATGACGTGGAGTACATCTTTGGAAAGACTGTTGAAAGCTTCGAACAGGATGAGAAGCAGGTTCTTGCTCATTTCTCAGATGGTACATCGGATACGTTCGATATTTTGGTCGGAGCAGATGGTCAAGGTTCACGAATTCGAAGAGCAATCAACCCACCAAACACACCAGACCCGTATCGACAACTCGGCCTTCACATGGCGTATTATTTCATCCCAAGAATGGATGGCGACACCAACATCCGCAGAACATATTCTGCCTCAGAGGGAAGAATGATCTTTCGCCGAACCCACAACTCTACTGAAACTCAAGTCTATCTTATCTTGAAAGACGACTCGTCTGAGACATCGAGTATTCACAAGGGCACAGTCGAGCAGCAGAAAGAGTTCTGGTCATCAAGATTCCGCACCGCCGGGTGGCAGATCGACCGTTTCCTCGAGGGCATGAAGACGACTGAAAACTTTTACTCTCAAGAAGTAGTCCAGGTTCAGACTGATACCTGGTCCAAAGGCCGCGTAGTGCTTCTTGGAGACGCAGCTCACTGTCCCTCTCCATTTAGCGGCATGGGGACTACATCGAGTTTCGTCGGTGCATATGTCTTGGCGGGCGAAATAAGTCGCAATCCGGATAATCTGTCGTTGGCGTTTGAAAACTATGACAAGACATTGCGGCCGTTCATCGACGAGGTGCAGAATGTCAAACTCAACGTCATAAAGCTGTTTATACCCGATACACAATGGGGCGTCACTATTCTTCAGTGGTTTGCTTGGATTGTATGTCTTTTGCGGATTCCATATCTGGTTTCGAGATTTTCGAGTGAGGAGAAAGGAGGTTGGCCATTGCCTGACTACCCTGAGCTTAACAGCAGCAAGTAA
- a CDS encoding hypothetical protein (TransMembrane:3 (i194-212o218-238i245-262o)), translated as MKWLYQKSKSGISDEDGNDDTIAVDFGEDRWIVDLDLKNIITKISEKRTWNSDEEKSKKPDESYHINFAVLQRIYIKQLKSQVARQAVKLRFEPEEPKGWQSTLQEYIQALQNYEYMEKRSTQSDDPFYMSGENYLERHALKEIIGRYKKRFEGKPVFNTTGNWQKRPEDSCLVRDTRKDNYLRNWNKGFYQRLGVAAVGGIFLMVPMWLMVLHNTLWTGLVSTTLFVTVFGLMAAAFLESSMDVMSSTAAYAAVLVVFVGLNI; from the exons ATGAAGTGGCTTTACCAGAAGAGCAAGTCTGGAATATCAGACGAAGATGGGAATGACGACACGATAGCTGTTGATTTCGGCGAGGACCGTTGGATAGTGGACCTTGACCTCAaaaacatcatcaccaagatCTCCGAGAAGAGGACGTGGAACAGCGATGAAGAAAAGAGTAAGAAACCCGACGAG AGTTACCATATCAACTTTGCGGTGCTTCAACGGATCTACATAAAACAGCTCAAATCACAAGTTGCTCGACAAGCAGTCAAATTACGGTTTGAGCCTGAAGAACCGAAGGGTTGGCAAAGTACACTGCAGGAATACA TCCAAGCGCTCCAAAACTACGAGTATATGGAGAAACGCAGTACGCAATCAGACGACCCCTTCTACATGAGCGGAGAGAATTATCTGGAGCGCCATGCTCTTAAAGAGATCATCGGAAGGTACAAGAAGAGATTCGAGGGCAAACCAGTCTTCAACACCACAGGAAACTGGCAGAAAAGGCCAGAAGATTCATGCCTTGTCCGAGACACGAGAAAAGACAATTACCTACGAAACTGGAACAAGGGATTCTACCAAAGGCTCGgcgttgctgctgttggtggtATTTTTCTCATGGTACCTATGTGGCTCATGGTATTGCATAATACTCTCTGGACGGGTTTGGTTTCCACGACCTTGTTTGTGACTGTCTTTGGATTGATGGCGGCTGCTTTTCTTGAGAGTTCTATGGATGTCATGTCGAGTACTGCGGCGTATGCTGCAGTGCTTGTGGTTTTTGTTGGACTGAACATCTAA
- a CDS encoding hypothetical protein (TransMembrane:12 (i170-188o208-228i235-254o260-282i294-315o327-345i400-426o438-457i477-498o504-524i548-566o572-592i)) yields the protein MSNYIPSFSAPNSRPGSPLPLGSPSASRPTSFYANSRANSFVGTRRNSAVPPTSRKNSVAVPSRKNSTVAPTRPVSEDKSSSDPESTDVEVLKNEKGEPLAGRIVGGKYVDPANESIDPEFGAIKTVDIDMPLTLTEVVNENGKEYIVLGFASGDKENPFNWNPWYKRSISTILNLMTLFIGLATTAYSSGIASMCEDLNAPNIKGQLGLFTFNISCAIAPMVLAPFCELVGRKVVYASSFLCFSLLFIGLALAQDINTIIGLRLLLGLFGCVGTILVGGTFDDMYEPHHRSRPMAMFSWVAIFGTVGAPIYAGFINQSLGWRWIEGIQGIANVPLLLVIFFYFPETRGGVALHKRAKALRQATGDERYVSAGDILTPSLQAMLKASSVKAIHMLVTEPVVFAFGLWIAFCWAVVFLFLSVIPITFQEHHGWGEGVAGLPYISLCIGTTLGWLAHHFQMRKFDRLVADPDVKVTPEARLYGAMYGAMFLPIGLFIYSFTQYSHVSWVGPAIGLAPIAFGIYFVFESTYSYTADCYGESSSSAIAGQGLMRNTLGAVTPLFANAFFHNVGSQYAGLILAIFGTILSLIPFVMFKYGHKLRARSKLAIEM from the coding sequence ATGTCTAATTATATCCCCTCATTCTCTGCCCCCAACTCGAGGCCGGGCTCCCCTCTTCCCCTCGGATCCCCCTCGGCCTCCAGACCAACCAGCTTCTACGCCAACTCAAGAGCCAACTCGTTTGTGGGAACAAGGAGGAACTCTGCTGTGCCCCCTACTTCAAGAAAGAACTCGGTCGCTGTGCCCTCGCGCAAGAACTCTACAGTCGCCCCTACAAGACCCGTTAGCGAAGACAAGTCCTCTTCGGACCCCGAGTCTACAGATGTCGAAGTCTTGAAGAACGAAAAGGGCGAGCCCCTTGCCGGACGTATTGTCGGTGGTAAATATGTCGACCCTGCCAATGAGTCCATCGACCCCGAGTTTGGCGCCATCAAGACGGTCGATATCGACATGCCTCTTACTCTAACAGAGGTTGTCAATGAGAATGGAAAGGAATACATTGTATTGGGTTTTGCTTCGGGTGATAAGGAGAACCCCTTCAACTGGAACCCGTGGTACAAGCGATCTATCTCTACTATCCTGAACTTGATGACACTGTTCATCGGTCTTGCCACTACAGCCTACAGTTCCGGTATCGCCAGCATGTGTGAAGATCTCAATGCCCCTAACATCAAGGGCCAATTGGGTCTCTTCACCTTTAACATCAGCTGTGCCATCGCGCCTATGGTCCTTGCTCCTTTCTGTGAATTGGTCGGCCGAAAGGTTGTCTACGCCAGTTCATTCCTGTGCTTCTCActcctcttcatcggtctCGCCCTCGCCCAGgacatcaacaccatcatcggACTTCGACTTCTCCTCGGTCTTTTCGGTTGCGTCGGTACCATTCTCGTTGGAGGAACCTTTGACGATATGTACGAGCCTCACCACCGAAGTCGTCCCATGGCCATGTTCAGTTGGGTCGCCATCTTCGGAACTGTCGGTGCTCCCATCTACGCCGGTTTCATCAATCAGTCTCTTGGATGGCGATGGATTGAGGGTATCCAAGGTATCGCCAACGTTCCTCTTCTGCTAGTCATCTTCTTCTACTTCCCCGAGACCCGTGGTGGTGTCGCTCTTCACAAGCGTGCCAAGGCTCTTCGACAAGCGACCGGTGATGAGCGATACGTCTCTGCTGGTGACATTCTTACTCCCAGTCTGCAGGCTATGCTCAAGGCCAGTTCCGTCAAGGCTATTCACATGCTCGTGACTGAGCCCGTCGTCTTTGCCTTTGGTCTCTGGATTGCTTTCTGCTGGGCTGTcgtctttctcttcctctctgtCATCCCCATCACCTTCCAGGAGCACCACGGCTGGGGTGAGGGTGTCGCCGGTCTCCCCTACATCTCGCTCTGCATTGGTACCACCCTCGGATGGCTGGCTCACCATTTCCAGATGCGCAAGTTTGACCGTCTTGTCGCCGACCCCGACGTCAAGGTCACTCCCGAAGCCCGTCTCTACGGAGCCATGTACGGAGCCATGTTCCTTCCCATCGGTCTCTTCATCTACAGCTTCACCCAATACTCTCACGTCTCTTGGGTTGGACCTGCCATCGGTCTTGCCCCCATCGCTTTCGGTATCTACTTTGTGTTCGAGAGCACATACAGTTATACTGCCGATTGCTACGGCGAGAGCTCCTCATCCGCTATTGCTGGACAGGGTCTCATGCGAAACACCCTTGGTGCTGTTACGCCTCTGTTCGCTAATGCTTTCTTCCACAATGTCGGAAGTCAATATGCTGGTCTTATTCTCGCCATTTTTGGTACTATTCTCAGCTTGATCCCTTTCGTCATGTTCAAGTATGGACATAAGTTGAGAGCTCGCAGCAAGTTGGCTATTGAGATGTAA
- the RDR1 gene encoding multidrug resistance protein: protein MSSSQGRKRSRLACETCRELKRKCDGNQPCGACVRFEYDCSYNYKQNNANKRRKITDQDKEAPLPSPPVQVEKDTRSLASPHQLQSLEANSGAAFFRRLALRLDPKNAPRMHTFSWNAFLGARRTSQVPVSRPVTEMLSQEGMEGLSEIYFEKLDPIYGFIDRDWISRIIQNRWSGLMFDQSEDAVLCGIAAIGCLFSQVEPLPLELDLIESARFILEQNMSDTPSVTGVTGWLLRVIYLRTAETPHMAWMASSILMHMLEAAGLHCEPSEESVFQVAEEKVDSELRRRLFAVSVHLNIWISFDMGRSRTILCNSTLEMPSTREGDYTIEITELLPYSTDLDPNKTHDAAELEASLSAVLNRVHSVPPSIMAQCNLTLCLCRRLQSMNTSFTGKTLEQILSITQKGIEAAQAIIDARAPWHQMANVPFQIICLLLAIDTRESLAQLNDAMQCLNNIATVYNTNATKEALNTASLLILMQQRRKEKCASNLSNIVKSFPILPLSETQDEAPLQQVDDMRWFNNLAGELSGFDYSDLDRFLSQSMF, encoded by the coding sequence ATGTCTTCCTCCCAAGGCCGCAAACGCTCCAGATTAGCCTGTGAAACATGCAGGGAGCTAAAACGAAAGTGTGACGGTAATCAACCCTGTGGAGCTTGTGTCCGCTTCGAGTATGACTGTAGCTACAACTACAAGCAGAACAATGCCAACAAGAGGAGAAAAATAACCGACCAAGATAAAGAAGCTCCTCTTCCCTCACCTCCAGTTCAGGTGGAAAAAGATACCCGATCACTAGCATCGCCACATCAACTTCAATCTCTGGAAGCAAACTCTGGCGCTGCTTTTTTCAGAAGGTTGGCCTTGAGACTAGATCCAAAGAATGCTCCTCGCATGCACACCTTTTCTTGGAATGCTTTTCTTGGAGCAAGAAGAACTTCTCAGGTCCCTGTCTCGAGGCCCGTCACAGAGATGCTATCTCAGGAAGGAATGGAAGGTCTTAGTGAAATCTATTTCGAAAAGCTGGATCCTATTTACGGCTTCATCGACCGTGATTGGATCTCACGTATCATTCAGAACAGATGGTCTGGTCTCATGTTCGATCAATCTGAAGATGCAGTTCTTTGCGGTATAGCAGCCATAGGTTGTTTGTTCTCACAAGTTGAGCCACTACCACTGGAGCTTGACTTGATAGAATCCGCAAGATTCATCCTTGAACAAAACATGTCGGATACTCCATCCGTTACAGGCGTCACAGGTTGGCTACTTCGAGTGATATATCTAAGAACTGCCGAGACACCACATATGGCTTGGATGGCCAGTTCGATTCTCATGCACATGCTAGAAGCAGCAGGTCTACATTGCGAACCAAGTGAAGAATCTGTTTTCCAAGTAGCCGAGGAAAAGGTCGATTCAGAACTTCGAAGAAGACTTTTTGCTGTTTCAGTGCATTTGAATATTTGGATTTCTTTCGACATGGGTCGGTCTCGGACAATTCTCTGCAACTCAACTTTAGAGATGCCATCGACAAGAGAAGGGGACTACACTATCGAAATTACGGAGCTTTTACCATACTCTACGGACCTCGATCCAAACAAAACCCATGATGCCGCTGAACTCGAGGCTTCCCTATCCGCAGTCCTCAACCGTGTTCACTCAGTTCCTCCTTCCATCATGGCTCAGTGCAACTTGACGCTTTGCCTTTGCCGCCGGTTACAATCCATGAACACGTCTTTCACTGGCAAGACTCTCGAACAGATACTTTCCATCACTCAAAAGGGTATCGAAGCTGCTCAAGCCATCATTGACGCTCGCGCTCCGTGGCATCAAATGGCCAACGTGCCCTTCCAAATAATCTGTTTACTTCTAGCGATTGATACAAGAGAATCGTTAGCACAGCTAAACGATGCAATGCAGTGCCTCAACAACATCGCTACTGTGTACAACACCAACGCTACAAAAGAGGCGTTGAACACGGCATCTTTGCTCATTTTAATGCAGCAACGACGCAAGGAGAAGTGCGCATCAAATTTGAGCAATATCGTAAAAAGTTTCCCTATTCTTCCTCTCTCTGAGACTCAAGATGAAGCTCCTCTACAGCAGGTGGATGATATGAGGTGGTTCAATAATTTGGCAGGAGAACTGTCAGGCTTTGACTATTCGGACCTGGATCGGTTTCTTTCTCAAAGCATGTTTTGA